In a genomic window of Aeromonas veronii:
- a CDS encoding SDR family oxidoreductase: MNYFITGGSGFIGRRLIKKLLERAPENRVYFLMRSSHQDKLPDLFAFWNVDEQRAVPVIGDMTLPLLGVSAAEQEQLLGRIDHFFHLAAIYDLNAKAGIQQQVNTDGTRQAVQLAERLGAQQFHHCSSIAAAGLFDGLFREDMFDEAEHLDMPYFQTKHEAEGIVRSECTIPWRVYRPGIVVGDSNTGEMDKIDGPYYFFKTIQKLRRLLPPWMPAIGIEGGRINIVPVNFVVDAMVHIAHQEGEESKTFHLTDPNPMRVGDMLSTFSRAAHAPEPAIRINASLFNFIPRHLTAMLMTMAPVRRIRDAAIADLGLPKDVFRLISYPTRFDSRETQRVLKGTGIEVPPLHSYAWRLWDYWERHLDPELFIDRSLRGRVEGKVVLVTGATSGIGRATARKLAGAGANVVTIARDEQKIAETKAEFAELGLTIEIYQGDLSNLVQAEEITARIVADHGGVDILVNNAGRSIRRSIEDSFDRFHDLERTMQLNYFGALKVIMGVLPTMIEKKKGHIINISSIGVLTNAPRFSAYVASKSALDAWVRTAASEFADKGVSFSIINMPLVKTPMVAPTKVYEQVPMMTPEEAADLVCDTIINKHVRLATRLGVFGQVVHALAPRVAQVIMNTSFRTFADPKDGDKSKATADQVAVSTLIKGIHF, from the coding sequence ATGAACTATTTCATCACAGGCGGCAGTGGTTTTATCGGGCGCAGATTGATCAAGAAATTGCTGGAACGTGCGCCAGAGAATCGGGTCTATTTTTTGATGCGCTCCTCTCATCAGGATAAATTGCCGGATCTATTTGCATTCTGGAATGTGGATGAGCAAAGAGCCGTTCCGGTCATTGGCGACATGACGCTGCCACTGCTGGGGGTATCGGCAGCCGAGCAGGAACAACTCCTCGGCCGGATCGATCATTTTTTCCATCTCGCGGCCATCTATGACCTCAACGCCAAGGCCGGGATCCAGCAGCAGGTCAACACTGATGGGACCCGTCAGGCGGTGCAACTTGCCGAGCGGCTGGGTGCACAGCAGTTCCACCACTGCAGTTCCATCGCTGCAGCGGGCCTGTTTGACGGTCTGTTTCGCGAAGACATGTTCGATGAGGCCGAACACCTCGACATGCCTTACTTCCAGACCAAGCACGAAGCGGAAGGGATTGTGCGGAGCGAGTGCACCATTCCGTGGCGCGTCTACCGCCCGGGCATCGTTGTCGGTGACTCCAACACCGGCGAGATGGACAAGATCGACGGCCCTTACTACTTCTTCAAGACCATCCAGAAGCTGCGCCGTCTGCTGCCGCCCTGGATGCCCGCCATCGGGATTGAGGGCGGGCGCATCAATATCGTGCCGGTCAACTTCGTGGTCGATGCCATGGTGCATATCGCCCATCAGGAGGGGGAGGAGAGCAAGACCTTCCACCTGACCGACCCCAACCCGATGCGGGTTGGCGATATGCTGAGCACCTTCTCCCGCGCCGCCCATGCGCCGGAGCCTGCGATCCGCATCAACGCCTCTCTTTTTAACTTCATTCCACGCCACCTGACCGCCATGCTGATGACCATGGCGCCGGTGCGCCGCATCCGCGATGCCGCCATCGCTGATCTGGGTCTGCCCAAGGATGTGTTCCGGCTTATCAGCTACCCCACCCGTTTCGACAGTCGCGAAACCCAGCGGGTACTGAAAGGGACCGGTATCGAAGTACCGCCGCTGCACAGCTACGCCTGGCGGCTGTGGGATTACTGGGAGCGCCACCTCGACCCGGAGCTCTTTATCGATCGCTCCCTGCGTGGTCGGGTCGAGGGCAAGGTGGTGCTGGTGACCGGGGCCACCTCCGGCATTGGCCGAGCAACCGCACGCAAGCTGGCGGGGGCGGGGGCCAACGTCGTTACCATCGCTCGCGACGAGCAGAAGATTGCCGAGACTAAAGCTGAGTTTGCCGAGCTGGGACTGACCATCGAGATCTATCAGGGGGATCTCTCCAATCTGGTGCAAGCCGAAGAGATCACCGCTCGCATCGTGGCCGATCACGGTGGCGTCGATATTCTGGTCAATAATGCCGGCCGCTCCATCCGCCGCTCCATCGAGGACTCCTTCGATCGCTTCCACGATCTGGAGCGCACCATGCAGCTCAACTACTTTGGCGCACTCAAGGTGATCATGGGAGTGCTGCCCACCATGATCGAGAAGAAAAAAGGGCACATCATCAACATCTCCTCCATCGGGGTGTTGACCAATGCGCCACGCTTCTCCGCCTATGTTGCCTCCAAGTCGGCTCTTGATGCCTGGGTGCGTACTGCCGCCTCCGAGTTTGCCGACAAGGGGGTCAGCTTCTCCATTATCAATATGCCGCTGGTGAAAACGCCGATGGTCGCACCGACCAAGGTCTATGAGCAGGTACCGATGATGACGCCGGAAGAGGCGGCCGATCTGGTGTGCGATACCATCATCAACAAGCATGTGCGACTGGCGACTCGCCTCGGGGTGTTCGGTCAGGTGGTTCACGCTCTGGCTCCGCGCGTCGCCCAGGTGATCATGAACACCAGCTTCCGCACTTTTGCCGATCCCAAGGATGGCGACAAGTCCAAGGCCACCGCCGATCAGGTTGCCGTCTCCACCCTGATCAAGGGTATCCACTTCTAA
- a CDS encoding alpha/beta fold hydrolase, with amino-acid sequence MTIVRHLFILLMVEVLLLGSIAHLVVGLPWLLTLLFVVFALLGLRCLVVLGSWLFTRFYPSPAIGPWRRVKMMAQEMLAYLYTFTWLLPFEPLLMTPDRLCPCQRPILLVHGYGCSRGIWRLQRARLEAAGHVVATITLMPPFGHIDEMVPLLATRIDDVLAQTGADKLVLVGHSMGGLVCRDYLALHGGDKVARLITLATPHQGSQLAALGLGANAREMEPGSGWLQRFASVPLCVPGISVRTSHDNVVMPQERQRLAGMEDIELPAIGHLSLLYSRRTTDLLLELLSRV; translated from the coding sequence ATGACGATCGTACGACACCTGTTTATCCTGCTGATGGTGGAGGTGCTGCTCCTCGGGAGCATCGCCCACTTGGTCGTGGGGCTCCCCTGGTTGCTGACCCTGCTGTTTGTAGTGTTTGCCCTGCTTGGGTTGCGTTGTCTGGTGGTGCTCGGTAGCTGGCTGTTTACCCGCTTCTACCCCTCCCCGGCTATCGGTCCCTGGCGCAGGGTGAAGATGATGGCGCAGGAGATGCTGGCCTATCTCTACACCTTTACTTGGCTGCTTCCGTTCGAGCCTTTACTGATGACACCCGATCGGCTGTGTCCATGCCAGCGCCCCATATTGCTGGTGCATGGTTACGGTTGCAGTCGCGGGATTTGGCGCCTTCAGCGTGCCCGGCTGGAGGCCGCAGGCCATGTGGTCGCCACTATTACCCTGATGCCACCATTTGGTCATATCGATGAGATGGTGCCGCTGCTGGCCACCCGGATTGACGATGTGCTGGCGCAGACCGGGGCTGATAAGCTGGTGCTGGTCGGTCACAGCATGGGCGGACTGGTCTGCCGCGATTATCTGGCTCTCCATGGTGGTGACAAGGTCGCGCGCCTGATCACGCTGGCAACGCCCCATCAGGGCAGTCAGCTGGCCGCCCTTGGGCTTGGGGCCAATGCCCGCGAGATGGAGCCAGGCTCCGGCTGGTTGCAGCGTTTCGCTTCGGTGCCGCTTTGCGTACCCGGCATCTCGGTGCGTACCAGTCACGACAACGTAGTGATGCCGCAGGAACGGCAACGATTGGCGGGAATGGAAGATATCGAGTTGCCCGCCATCGGGCATCTTTCTCTGCTCTATTCCCGCCGTACGACTGATCTGCTGCTTGAGTTGTTGTCCCGAGTCTGA
- a CDS encoding YebG family protein — translation MAVEIKYVVVRGGVEKMTFASKKEADAYDKLLDTADELMTLLTGAPIELAPEQQESLAFYLAEQRDVLQTLLRGGKVQAGAKEEEVPTAKRKEKVLKQVA, via the coding sequence ATGGCTGTCGAGATCAAATATGTGGTTGTTCGTGGGGGAGTGGAAAAGATGACCTTTGCCAGCAAGAAAGAGGCCGATGCCTATGACAAACTGCTGGATACGGCCGACGAGTTGATGACCCTGTTAACCGGCGCCCCGATCGAGCTGGCACCAGAGCAGCAAGAGAGTCTGGCATTCTACCTGGCAGAGCAACGTGATGTGCTGCAAACCCTGCTGCGCGGCGGCAAGGTTCAGGCTGGCGCGAAAGAGGAAGAGGTTCCAACTGCCAAGCGCAAAGAGAAGGTGCTTAAACAGGTGGCCTGA
- a CDS encoding SpoVR family protein, producing the protein MIETEKRVAPLDDGPDWNFDLLETYHQEIARVARFYKLDSYPNQIEVITAEQMMDAYSSVGMPIGYQHWSFGKRFIHTERNYKRGQMGLAYEIVINSDPCIAYLMEENTMPMQALVMAHACYGHNSFFKNNYLFKAWTDASSIIDYLLFAKKYITECEEKHGIDAVERLLDSCHALMNYGVDRYKRPQKISMAEEKRRQKAREDYLQTQVNELWRTLPKQHKAAGVEDRRYPAEPQENILYFIEKNAPLLEPWQREIVRIVRKISQYFYPQKQTQVMNEGWATFWHYTILNHLYDEGKLSDRFMMEVLHSHTNVVYQPAYNSRYYSGINPYALGFAMFTDLRRICENPTEEDRQWFPDYAGSNWVETLHFAMQNFKDESFISQFLSPKVMRDMKLFAIDDDDLKNYLKVSAIHNDEGYRQVRNTLSAQYNLSNLEPNIQVYNVAVKGDRSLTLRYVPHNRIPLGDSRHEVLKHLHQLWGFDVVLEQDNGDLPADIIGRCPERKPGI; encoded by the coding sequence ATGATCGAAACTGAAAAACGTGTAGCGCCACTGGATGACGGACCAGACTGGAACTTCGATCTACTGGAAACCTATCATCAGGAGATCGCCCGGGTCGCCCGTTTCTACAAGCTGGACTCCTACCCCAACCAGATCGAAGTGATCACCGCCGAGCAGATGATGGATGCCTACTCCAGCGTTGGCATGCCGATCGGCTACCAGCACTGGTCATTCGGCAAGCGCTTTATCCATACCGAGCGCAACTACAAGCGCGGCCAGATGGGGCTGGCCTACGAGATCGTCATCAACTCCGACCCTTGCATCGCCTACCTGATGGAGGAGAACACCATGCCGATGCAGGCACTGGTGATGGCACACGCCTGCTACGGTCACAACTCCTTCTTCAAGAACAACTACCTGTTCAAGGCGTGGACCGATGCATCATCCATTATCGACTACCTGCTGTTTGCCAAAAAATACATCACCGAGTGTGAAGAAAAACACGGTATTGACGCAGTAGAGAGATTACTGGACTCCTGTCATGCCTTGATGAACTACGGGGTGGATCGTTACAAGCGGCCGCAGAAGATCTCGATGGCCGAGGAGAAGCGGCGCCAGAAGGCGCGGGAAGATTATCTACAGACTCAGGTCAACGAGTTGTGGCGCACCCTCCCCAAACAGCATAAAGCCGCTGGCGTGGAGGACAGGCGCTACCCCGCCGAGCCCCAGGAGAACATTCTCTACTTCATCGAGAAGAATGCCCCCTTGCTGGAACCCTGGCAGCGCGAGATAGTGCGCATCGTGCGCAAGATCAGCCAGTATTTCTATCCGCAAAAGCAGACCCAGGTGATGAACGAGGGGTGGGCCACTTTCTGGCACTACACCATCCTCAATCACCTCTATGACGAGGGCAAGCTGAGCGATCGCTTCATGATGGAGGTGCTGCACAGCCACACCAACGTGGTCTATCAACCGGCCTACAACAGTCGCTACTACTCGGGGATCAATCCCTATGCGCTGGGGTTTGCCATGTTTACCGACCTGCGCCGCATCTGCGAGAACCCGACCGAGGAGGACAGACAGTGGTTCCCCGATTACGCTGGCAGCAACTGGGTGGAAACGTTGCATTTTGCCATGCAGAACTTCAAGGATGAGAGCTTTATCAGCCAGTTCTTAAGCCCGAAGGTGATGCGGGATATGAAGCTGTTCGCCATCGATGACGACGATCTGAAGAACTATCTGAAGGTCTCTGCCATCCACAATGACGAGGGGTACCGTCAGGTGCGCAACACCCTGTCGGCCCAGTACAACCTCAGCAATCTGGAACCCAATATTCAGGTCTACAACGTGGCCGTGAAGGGGGACCGCTCCCTCACCCTGCGCTATGTGCCCCACAACCGCATCCCCCTTGGCGACTCTCGCCACGAGGTGCTCAAGCACCTCCATCAACTGTGGGGATTCGATGTGGTGCTGGAGCAGGATAACGGCGATCTGCCGGCAGATATCATCGGCCGCTGCCCGGAGCGAAAACCGGGGATCTGA